In the Pseudomonas sp. DTU_2021_1001937_2_SI_NGA_ILE_001 genome, one interval contains:
- a CDS encoding carbohydrate-binding protein, with translation MSQMTVVPGLEITPARLIACTLPAADYAAWSSTQAYVVGDRVTVGQINYEALVAHTNRNPTSDSVTPAAWLNLGWINRYRMFNKQIGNTWALGTFSGAANEIDLTIRPGQRVNAIGLVGVFASSVRIVMTQPGNASPIYDETFVMSAPSGSGWYQHFFSPFKTRENLAVLNLPPASNADVRVVISAPGSAARVGMLILGWSKAIGTAVYDTSLGRKSFTTVKEEFDGSVTMTKHGARRKIDYRVVMAGDEVTDALRTLDPLDATAALYVGSVELDYTIIAGTYDDLDIGLPTYNHATYTLSVRSLM, from the coding sequence ATGAGCCAGATGACAGTTGTACCAGGGCTGGAGATCACTCCAGCCCGTCTGATCGCCTGCACTCTCCCGGCCGCCGACTATGCGGCCTGGTCCTCGACCCAGGCATACGTTGTCGGGGACCGGGTAACCGTGGGCCAGATCAACTACGAGGCCCTAGTGGCGCACACCAACCGCAACCCGACCAGCGATTCGGTTACCCCGGCAGCCTGGTTGAATCTGGGCTGGATCAACCGCTACCGGATGTTCAACAAGCAGATCGGCAACACCTGGGCGCTCGGGACATTCTCCGGGGCGGCAAACGAGATCGACCTCACCATCCGTCCTGGGCAGCGGGTCAATGCCATCGGCCTGGTAGGGGTGTTCGCTTCGAGCGTGCGGATCGTCATGACCCAGCCCGGCAATGCCAGCCCGATCTACGACGAGACGTTCGTCATGAGCGCGCCGAGCGGTAGCGGCTGGTATCAGCACTTTTTCAGCCCGTTCAAGACCCGCGAGAACTTGGCGGTGTTGAATCTGCCGCCGGCCAGCAATGCTGACGTCCGGGTCGTGATCAGTGCGCCAGGCAGTGCGGCCAGGGTCGGCATGCTGATCTTGGGCTGGTCGAAAGCAATCGGCACGGCCGTCTACGACACGTCACTCGGACGCAAATCCTTCACAACTGTGAAGGAAGAGTTCGACGGTTCGGTGACGATGACCAAGCACGGTGCCCGCCGCAAGATCGACTACCGGGTCGTCATGGCGGGCGACGAGGTGACCGACGCGCTGCGGACCCTCGACCCGCTTGACGCCACGGCCGCGCTCTACGTGGGCTCAGTCGAGCTGGACTACACAATCATTGCTGGCACCTACGACGACCTCGATATCGGCCTGCCGACCTACAACCACGCGACCTACACCCTTTCCGTCAGGAGCCTCATGTAA
- a CDS encoding sialidase family protein — MAIQPLTPLPVPPLATDSEAIFNSKADATLLAEKQLVDQMNASTIPGINQAVTDATAAKNAAAGSATAAAQSASDANTAKAAAQKAVTDSAVAGAAQVALAAAEVVKAQQQVTLAQQQVQAATDAGAAQVTLASVEVTKAQAEVVKAKAQADASAASATAAGAAAGLPADRVPYTTLQIDAAGNVAWRPGLPDPSDSYGKALVAGKDGWAASDTRSVGEVVYTAAALSLSPLREVGTFVPSDTGYTNIAFGNGRFVSVRQGGGKAAWSADGVTWTEVAVPLSGTFRALSFGAGLFVLAQADQHKVYTSADGLTWISRDLPTGSGSLSLLNIVYTGSYFVLCSSNTYSGFFTSVDGVTWSRQEFSSSSSINALTSLGAQGFLMFTSGSAIKYSSPTATPVTVPISYFVISAACNPADGTIVAGHGSSSITMANKFLVSKDFGSTWTLKDAPALGYWNRVAFLNGVFLAAVGTSPVRLLYSPDGVTWSAITLSSNASNTQTTSVASIAYGAGKFITASFRGSYIAKKGAAEYVIGSAVYLKSSYPELAAMLGSLPSDYGVTVRTMAASAIYTDMAYGNGVFVALTTATTYCTSTNGINWTSRTMPVNTYWRGITFANGVFVAICYNGVYTSTDGVTWTSRNTETGNWTGVAYGNGIWLITSATGSTTGGTNAKTLTSSDNGVTWAVRTPAAFTSGATKLAFGAGVFVMAVYNPNPARLFYSSDGETWSQAQVPTGSTNLTSVAYGNGMFIAVSGSSDYYLTSTDGINWVERQFSTGSSQPTLVLFVNGMFVCFFAGSVVITSTDGINWTSRPLKQSIAWQAAAFGAGVLAVAAGGSSSSTIAMTLFNWNYDLNTQFATPALDAPQGLTGYIKARAA, encoded by the coding sequence ATGGCGATTCAACCACTCACGCCGCTTCCGGTACCGCCCCTGGCAACCGACTCTGAAGCGATCTTCAACAGCAAGGCCGACGCCACGCTTCTGGCTGAAAAGCAGCTTGTCGATCAGATGAATGCGTCCACGATTCCCGGCATCAACCAGGCCGTGACTGACGCGACTGCGGCGAAGAATGCTGCAGCGGGCTCTGCCACGGCTGCCGCACAGTCAGCCAGCGACGCGAATACGGCCAAGGCCGCTGCACAGAAGGCTGTGACCGATTCGGCAGTCGCTGGCGCGGCGCAGGTCGCGCTGGCTGCAGCTGAAGTGGTGAAGGCCCAGCAGCAGGTGACTCTTGCGCAGCAGCAAGTGCAGGCGGCTACTGACGCCGGCGCCGCACAGGTCACGCTCGCCTCGGTAGAAGTAACGAAGGCCCAGGCCGAGGTGGTGAAAGCGAAGGCCCAGGCTGATGCTTCGGCGGCTTCCGCAACAGCAGCCGGCGCTGCCGCTGGACTGCCGGCCGACCGGGTCCCCTATACAACCCTGCAGATCGACGCGGCCGGCAACGTGGCCTGGCGACCAGGCCTGCCGGATCCTTCTGACTCGTACGGCAAGGCCCTGGTGGCTGGTAAAGACGGATGGGCAGCGAGTGATACTCGGTCGGTCGGCGAGGTGGTGTACACCGCTGCGGCGCTCAGTCTGTCGCCTCTGCGAGAGGTGGGCACGTTCGTACCTTCAGACACCGGTTACACGAATATAGCGTTCGGGAACGGCAGGTTTGTCAGTGTGCGCCAAGGGGGCGGCAAGGCGGCGTGGTCAGCAGACGGTGTTACGTGGACTGAAGTAGCGGTACCCCTGTCAGGTACGTTCCGGGCTCTGAGCTTCGGCGCCGGGCTGTTCGTTCTGGCTCAGGCAGATCAACACAAGGTCTATACCTCTGCTGATGGTCTGACCTGGATTTCAAGGGATCTCCCTACCGGCAGTGGGAGCCTATCCCTACTCAATATCGTGTACACCGGCAGTTATTTTGTACTGTGCTCCTCTAATACCTACTCGGGGTTCTTCACTTCGGTAGACGGGGTGACTTGGTCTCGTCAAGAATTCTCCAGTTCCTCCAGCATCAACGCTCTTACCTCCTTGGGGGCTCAGGGGTTCTTGATGTTCACCTCTGGGTCCGCCATCAAGTACAGCTCTCCAACGGCTACACCAGTCACTGTACCGATAAGTTACTTTGTAATTAGCGCTGCGTGTAACCCGGCAGATGGCACCATAGTAGCTGGGCATGGCTCGTCTAGTATAACCATGGCAAATAAATTCCTAGTGTCCAAGGACTTTGGAAGTACCTGGACTCTTAAAGATGCTCCGGCTCTAGGATATTGGAATCGGGTAGCGTTCTTGAACGGCGTATTCTTAGCAGCTGTCGGCACCTCTCCGGTGAGGCTGCTGTACTCACCCGATGGTGTTACTTGGTCAGCTATAACGCTAAGTAGCAACGCTTCAAACACTCAAACTACGTCTGTAGCCTCTATTGCCTACGGCGCAGGTAAGTTCATTACCGCCAGCTTCCGCGGTTCGTACATAGCCAAAAAGGGGGCAGCGGAATACGTCATTGGGAGCGCTGTGTACCTCAAGTCCAGTTATCCAGAGCTGGCTGCCATGCTCGGCTCTCTGCCGAGCGACTACGGGGTTACGGTTCGGACAATGGCGGCCTCCGCAATCTACACGGACATGGCCTACGGTAACGGCGTGTTTGTGGCATTGACTACCGCGACGACGTATTGCACGTCGACAAACGGCATCAACTGGACGTCCCGAACAATGCCCGTGAATACATACTGGCGAGGTATAACGTTTGCCAACGGTGTGTTCGTAGCCATCTGTTATAACGGGGTGTATACATCGACTGACGGCGTAACATGGACGTCCAGGAATACCGAGACTGGTAACTGGACCGGAGTTGCCTACGGCAACGGCATTTGGTTGATAACCTCGGCAACTGGCAGTACTACTGGCGGGACAAACGCCAAAACCCTCACATCTAGCGATAATGGCGTTACTTGGGCAGTGAGGACGCCAGCTGCTTTCACTAGCGGTGCCACAAAGTTGGCATTTGGCGCTGGGGTGTTCGTGATGGCCGTATACAACCCCAACCCTGCCAGGTTGTTCTATAGCTCGGATGGAGAAACATGGTCTCAGGCGCAGGTACCTACTGGTTCAACGAACTTGACGTCTGTTGCTTACGGCAACGGCATGTTCATCGCAGTCAGCGGTAGCAGTGATTATTACTTGACCTCTACTGACGGGATTAACTGGGTTGAAAGACAATTCTCTACCGGTTCGAGTCAGCCTACGCTAGTGCTGTTTGTTAACGGCATGTTCGTATGTTTCTTTGCTGGATCTGTCGTCATTACTTCTACAGACGGTATCAACTGGACTTCCAGACCGCTGAAACAAAGCATTGCTTGGCAGGCCGCCGCTTTCGGGGCTGGCGTACTTGCCGTGGCAGCGGGAGGCTCGTCTTCGAGCACTATCGCGATGACCCTGTTCAACTGGAACTACGACCTCAACACCCAGTTCGCTACCCCGGCACTTGACGCGCCGCAGGGTCTGACCGGCTACATCAAAGCGAGGGCAGCATGA
- a CDS encoding DUF4376 domain-containing protein yields the protein MKLYTWDTAGLFTGEVEVDDFDPMPPRSTPTAPPEAEGVAAFKWVGHGWVAFHPSEVQPVDIDWLPLIADRRYQAETAGIELGDMHVATDDRSKLLINGAVVEAMLDPEYVMRWKTPGGFVDLAAQQVIAVARAVRAHVQACFDREAELQAAVADGSITADLLDQGWPA from the coding sequence ATGAAGCTCTACACATGGGACACCGCAGGGCTCTTCACGGGCGAAGTAGAGGTAGACGACTTCGACCCGATGCCGCCCCGCAGCACTCCGACTGCGCCGCCTGAGGCTGAGGGCGTGGCGGCTTTCAAGTGGGTCGGTCATGGCTGGGTAGCTTTCCATCCCTCTGAGGTCCAGCCGGTAGATATCGACTGGTTGCCGCTGATCGCCGACCGTCGCTACCAGGCCGAGACCGCCGGCATTGAGCTTGGGGATATGCACGTAGCCACCGATGACCGCAGCAAGCTGCTCATCAACGGCGCCGTGGTCGAGGCCATGCTCGATCCTGAGTACGTGATGCGCTGGAAGACGCCAGGGGGCTTTGTCGACCTGGCAGCCCAGCAGGTCATCGCTGTGGCCCGTGCGGTGCGAGCGCACGTCCAGGCTTGTTTCGACCGGGAGGCAGAGTTGCAGGCCGCTGTGGCTGACGGCTCTATCACTGCCGACCTGCTTGACCAGGGCTGGCCCGCCTGA
- a CDS encoding DUF1353 domain-containing protein, with protein sequence MIEPGKFCSRPALRFTTRWDVAVLEQLQFRDTRHGLLTVPAGTASDLASIRVLREVCRWAAAGTLIGWALAWGWVATALLVLAIAALALYGLLAGYGMRAAILHDWLYGAGRLSRAQCDAVFYRALRADGVARWRAWIFYIGVRIGGASSYTQAPVAPGLSSSGDQ encoded by the coding sequence ATGATTGAGCCCGGAAAGTTCTGCTCGCGCCCGGCACTGCGCTTCACCACCAGGTGGGACGTTGCTGTGCTTGAGCAGCTGCAGTTCCGCGACACCCGCCATGGGTTGCTGACGGTGCCCGCCGGCACTGCCAGCGACCTGGCCAGCATTCGCGTGCTGCGTGAGGTCTGCCGCTGGGCCGCCGCCGGCACGCTGATCGGCTGGGCGTTGGCCTGGGGCTGGGTGGCCACCGCGCTGCTTGTCCTGGCCATCGCGGCTCTGGCGCTGTACGGCCTGCTAGCCGGCTACGGTATGCGCGCCGCGATCCTTCACGACTGGCTCTACGGGGCAGGGCGCCTGAGCCGTGCGCAGTGCGACGCGGTGTTCTACCGCGCCCTCAGGGCCGACGGCGTGGCCCGCTGGCGGGCCTGGATCTTCTACATCGGCGTGCGCATCGGCGGCGCCAGTTCCTACACCCAGGCCCCGGTTGCTCCGGGGCTTTCTTCATCTGGAGATCAGTAA
- a CDS encoding glycoside hydrolase family 104 protein — protein sequence MARIDATQAGGKNVLAFLDMLAWSEGTSTIKASDDGYNVLVGGKLFSDYSAHPRVSVQLPRYGISSTAAGRYQFLARTWDAIVKNYGFRGRFTPEAQDLAAIKLLTECGALPFIKSGDIRQAIAKAAPIWASLPGAGYGQREHKLANLLEIYASERAQEEVAEPDLLAMYTACGGALT from the coding sequence ATGGCTCGAATCGACGCAACGCAGGCCGGCGGCAAGAACGTTCTGGCCTTCCTCGACATGCTGGCCTGGTCGGAGGGGACTTCCACGATCAAGGCCTCGGACGACGGCTACAACGTGCTGGTGGGCGGCAAGCTGTTCAGTGACTACAGCGCGCATCCGCGTGTTTCAGTCCAGCTGCCGCGTTATGGCATCAGCAGCACGGCCGCCGGTCGCTACCAGTTCCTGGCGCGCACCTGGGATGCCATCGTCAAGAACTACGGGTTCCGGGGCCGATTCACGCCCGAGGCCCAGGACCTGGCCGCGATCAAGCTGCTGACCGAGTGCGGGGCGCTGCCATTCATCAAGTCAGGCGATATCCGCCAGGCAATCGCCAAGGCCGCCCCGATCTGGGCCAGCCTGCCAGGTGCCGGGTACGGGCAGCGCGAGCACAAGCTGGCCAACCTGCTAGAGATCTACGCGAGCGAGCGGGCGCAGGAGGAAGTGGCAGAGCCAGATTTGCTGGCCATGTACACCGCGTGCGGTGGGGCGCTTACCTAA
- a CDS encoding DNA adenine methylase, with protein MTNPIVPWMGGKRRLADRLIPLFPPHECYVEVFAGGAALYFMRPQPAPVEVLNDLNGDLVCLYRVVQNHLEEFVRQFKWALSSRQIFEWQKMTRPETLTDIQRAARFFYLQQHAFGGKVSGQTFGTATTGPAINLLRIEENLSAAWQRLAGTYVENLPWQECAERYDRAHTFQYMDPPYWQTAGYGVGFEFDQYLAMADFMRRSKGRVMVSINDHPDIRQAFEGFHFETLDIRYTTGNQRTSSASVSGELVIMNWVPSALGGLF; from the coding sequence ATGACCAATCCGATCGTTCCATGGATGGGCGGCAAGCGCCGCCTGGCCGACCGCTTGATCCCTCTCTTTCCTCCTCATGAATGCTATGTAGAAGTCTTCGCCGGCGGTGCCGCGTTGTACTTCATGCGGCCTCAGCCCGCGCCTGTAGAGGTCCTGAACGATCTCAACGGCGATCTGGTCTGTCTTTACCGAGTGGTGCAGAACCACCTCGAAGAGTTCGTGCGCCAGTTCAAATGGGCATTGTCCAGCCGCCAGATCTTCGAGTGGCAGAAGATGACCCGGCCGGAAACGCTGACCGACATCCAACGCGCTGCCAGGTTTTTCTACCTGCAGCAGCATGCCTTCGGAGGCAAGGTCAGTGGACAGACCTTCGGTACCGCGACCACTGGGCCGGCCATCAACCTGCTGCGCATCGAGGAGAATTTGTCAGCGGCGTGGCAGCGCCTTGCTGGCACGTATGTCGAGAACCTGCCGTGGCAGGAGTGTGCTGAGCGGTACGACCGGGCGCACACGTTCCAGTACATGGACCCGCCGTACTGGCAGACCGCGGGCTACGGCGTGGGCTTTGAGTTTGACCAGTACCTTGCCATGGCGGACTTCATGCGGCGCAGTAAGGGGAGGGTGATGGTCAGCATCAACGATCACCCTGATATCCGGCAGGCCTTCGAGGGGTTTCACTTCGAGACCTTGGATATCCGCTATACCACGGGCAACCAGCGGACCAGCTCTGCGAGCGTGAGCGGGGAGCTGGTAATCATGAACTGGGTCCCTTCTGCGCTGGGCGGCCTATTCTGA
- a CDS encoding tyrosine-type recombinase/integrase: MLNAPEISVGQWCEIYERLISSLPLKQNTLQNRRNYIRHIRAPLADRPLADVEPMDIIHILKALEQAGTPYMRRRVRIEAIQMFNAAIIARKINYNPAAPISYWHTRPLRSRLTLENWQAVHAWASGRGMTWFVLALEFALVTGQRRADLTLLKRSDVVDGQLRIRQQKTGRRIALPVALRLESADLQLGDVIERLTQHGGPGPTLLRKPDGTPYCPGHLSNTFREGLLTAVPGRPWGEERRAPSLHEIRSLSERLYRQQGIDTMTLLGHARQSMTDDYNDDRGLEAWKVLRL; this comes from the coding sequence ATGCTTAACGCCCCGGAAATCTCAGTCGGTCAGTGGTGCGAGATCTACGAGCGCTTGATCAGCTCCCTGCCGCTGAAGCAGAACACGCTACAGAACCGCCGAAACTACATTCGCCACATCCGCGCGCCGCTGGCAGACCGACCTCTGGCTGACGTCGAGCCGATGGACATCATCCATATCTTGAAGGCCCTGGAGCAGGCCGGGACCCCGTACATGCGGCGACGGGTGCGCATCGAGGCGATTCAGATGTTCAACGCGGCAATCATCGCCCGGAAGATCAACTACAACCCTGCGGCCCCGATCAGCTACTGGCACACCCGCCCGCTCCGCTCGCGCCTGACGCTTGAGAACTGGCAGGCGGTTCATGCCTGGGCCTCCGGACGGGGCATGACCTGGTTTGTGCTCGCACTGGAGTTCGCGCTGGTGACCGGCCAGCGCCGGGCCGATCTGACGCTGCTGAAACGCAGTGATGTGGTCGACGGGCAGTTGCGAATCAGGCAGCAGAAGACGGGGCGCCGCATCGCCCTTCCAGTTGCGCTGCGCCTGGAGTCGGCAGACCTGCAGCTGGGAGATGTAATAGAACGCCTGACACAGCACGGCGGGCCAGGCCCAACGCTCTTGCGAAAGCCGGACGGCACGCCCTACTGTCCCGGCCATCTCAGCAACACATTCCGCGAAGGCCTGCTGACAGCAGTCCCTGGCCGCCCGTGGGGCGAGGAGCGCCGCGCTCCCAGCCTGCACGAGATTCGCTCGCTATCAGAGCGGCTGTACCGCCAGCAGGGTATCGACACGATGACGCTGTTGGGGCACGCGCGACAGTCAATGACAGACGACTACAACGACGACCGGGGGCTGGAGGCCTGGAAGGTGCTGCGGCTGTGA
- the modC gene encoding molybdenum ABC transporter ATP-binding protein, translating to MHIHLKLTLGAFTTDLDLSLPGRGVTALFGHSGSGKTTCLRCVAGLERAPQARIEVRGEVWQDSARGIFLPPHARPLGYVFQEASLFPHLDVRGNLEFGYKRIAPAQRIVKMDQAIELMGIGHLLDRRPGALSGGERQRVGITRALLTSPRLLLLDEPLAALDARRKAEILPYLEQLQAELGIPMLYVSHAQDEVARLADHLVLMTEGRAIASGPLNEVLTRLDLPPAMEPDAGVVIEGEVGSHDPHYQLLTLHLPGSRQSVRLAHAALPQGQRLRFKVQARDVSLSRQFDEQSSILNRLPVQVVREVPADHPAHVMVQLDADGTPLLARITRYSRDQLQLHPGQPLWAQIKGVAVLA from the coding sequence CTGCACATCCATCTCAAACTGACCCTCGGCGCTTTCACCACCGACCTGGACCTGAGCCTGCCTGGCCGGGGGGTAACGGCGCTGTTCGGCCACTCCGGCTCGGGCAAGACCACTTGCCTGCGTTGCGTGGCAGGCCTGGAAAGGGCTCCGCAGGCGCGCATTGAGGTGCGAGGTGAAGTGTGGCAGGACAGCGCGCGCGGCATCTTCCTGCCCCCCCACGCCCGCCCGCTGGGCTACGTGTTCCAGGAAGCCAGCCTGTTTCCACATCTTGATGTGCGCGGCAACCTGGAATTCGGCTACAAGCGCATCGCCCCTGCGCAACGCATCGTGAAGATGGACCAGGCCATCGAGCTGATGGGCATCGGCCACCTGCTGGACCGCCGACCGGGCGCACTCTCCGGCGGCGAACGGCAAAGGGTTGGTATTACTCGTGCTCTGCTCACCAGTCCACGCCTGTTGTTGCTCGACGAACCCCTGGCGGCGCTGGACGCCCGGCGCAAGGCCGAGATCCTGCCCTACCTGGAGCAGTTGCAGGCCGAGCTGGGTATTCCCATGCTCTATGTCAGCCACGCCCAGGATGAAGTGGCGCGCCTGGCCGACCACCTGGTGCTGATGACCGAAGGCCGAGCGATCGCCAGCGGCCCACTCAACGAGGTGCTCACCCGCCTCGACCTGCCCCCCGCGATGGAGCCTGACGCTGGTGTGGTCATCGAGGGTGAAGTGGGCAGCCATGATCCGCACTACCAACTGTTGACCCTGCACCTGCCCGGCAGCCGCCAGAGCGTGCGACTGGCCCACGCGGCGTTGCCACAGGGCCAGCGCCTGCGCTTCAAGGTACAGGCCAGAGACGTCAGCTTGAGCCGCCAGTTCGATGAGCAGAGCAGCATTCTCAATCGCCTGCCCGTGCAGGTAGTACGCGAGGTGCCGGCCGATCACCCGGCTCATGTGATGGTTCAGCTGGATGCCGACGGCACCCCCTTGCTGGCGCGCATTACCCGTTATTCGCGGGATCAACTACAGCTGCACCCTGGGCAACCGCTGTGGGCGCAGATCAAGGGTGTCGCGGTGCTGGCCTGA
- the modB gene encoding molybdate ABC transporter permease subunit, which yields MPLDSSDLAAIWLTFKLASMTTLILLVIATPLAWWLTRTRSWLKGPVGAVVALPLVLPPTVIGFYLLLLMGPHGFVGQLTQSLGLGTLTFSFAGLLVGSVVYSLPFVVQPLHNAFAAIGQRPLEVAATLRAGPWDTFFKVVMPLARPGYLTGAVLGFAHTVGEFGVVLMIGGNIPDKTRVVSVQIFDHVESMAYDQAHWLAGFMLAFSFLVLLALYCSSSQKKLWS from the coding sequence ATGCCACTGGACAGTAGTGACCTGGCGGCCATCTGGCTGACCTTCAAGCTGGCGTCGATGACCACGCTGATCCTGCTGGTGATCGCCACCCCACTCGCCTGGTGGCTGACCCGCACCCGCTCATGGCTCAAGGGGCCGGTGGGCGCCGTGGTGGCGCTGCCCCTGGTGCTGCCACCGACGGTGATCGGTTTCTATCTGCTGCTGCTGATGGGGCCGCACGGGTTCGTCGGGCAACTGACCCAGAGCCTCGGCCTGGGCACGCTGACTTTCAGCTTCGCCGGGTTGCTGGTCGGCTCGGTGGTGTATTCCCTGCCCTTCGTCGTACAGCCGCTGCACAACGCCTTCGCCGCCATCGGCCAACGCCCCTTGGAAGTTGCCGCCACGCTGCGTGCCGGGCCTTGGGACACCTTCTTCAAGGTCGTAATGCCCCTCGCTCGTCCTGGTTACCTGACGGGCGCGGTGTTAGGGTTCGCGCACACGGTGGGGGAGTTTGGGGTGGTATTAATGATTGGAGGAAACATCCCGGACAAGACCCGCGTTGTCTCCGTGCAGATCTTCGATCACGTCGAGTCCATGGCTTATGACCAGGCCCACTGGCTGGCGGGCTTCATGCTGGCGTTTTCATTTCTGGTATTGCTGGCGCTGTACTGCAGCAGCAGCCAGAAAAAGCTATGGAGCTGA
- the modA gene encoding molybdate ABC transporter substrate-binding protein, giving the protein MRLLSSPASLTFLALATAWTALPVQADDVQVAVAANFTAPIQAIAKAFEQDTGHKLVAAFGATGQFYAQIKNGAPFEVFLAADDSTPARLEQEGETVKGSRFTYAIGTLALWSPKEGYVDDKGEILKADTWKHLSIANPKTAPYGLAATQVLDKLGLSDATRSRLVEGQNITQAWQFVSTGNAELGFVALSQVYKDGKLTAGSAWRVPENLHEPIRQDAVILNKGKDNAAATALVEYLKGPKAGAVIKSFGYAL; this is encoded by the coding sequence ATGCGCCTGCTTTCTTCGCCCGCTTCACTGACCTTCCTGGCCCTGGCCACCGCCTGGACCGCCCTGCCCGTGCAGGCCGACGACGTGCAGGTGGCAGTCGCCGCCAACTTCACCGCGCCCATCCAGGCCATTGCCAAAGCGTTCGAACAGGACACCGGGCACAAGCTGGTCGCGGCCTTCGGCGCCACCGGGCAGTTCTATGCGCAGATCAAGAACGGTGCACCGTTCGAAGTCTTCCTTGCAGCCGATGACAGCACCCCGGCGCGCCTGGAACAGGAAGGCGAAACCGTGAAGGGCTCGCGCTTCACCTACGCGATCGGCACGCTGGCGCTGTGGTCGCCGAAGGAAGGCTATGTCGACGACAAAGGGGAAATCCTCAAGGCCGACACCTGGAAGCACCTGTCCATCGCCAACCCCAAGACAGCCCCTTACGGGCTGGCGGCTACCCAAGTGCTGGACAAGCTGGGTCTGAGTGACGCCACACGTTCGCGCCTGGTGGAAGGCCAGAACATCACCCAGGCCTGGCAGTTCGTCTCTACCGGTAATGCCGAGCTGGGCTTCGTGGCGCTTTCGCAGGTGTACAAGGACGGCAAGCTGACCGCGGGCTCGGCCTGGCGCGTGCCAGAGAACCTGCACGAGCCGATTCGCCAGGATGCAGTGATCCTCAACAAGGGCAAGGACAATGCCGCCGCCACCGCGCTGGTCGAATACCTCAAGGGGCCCAAGGCCGGCGCGGTGATCAAGTCCTTCGGGTACGCACTGTAA
- a CDS encoding TetR/AcrR family transcriptional regulator, producing MTEPITKPRRPGRPPKLDRDNLETRDVLIRRGLEVLTEQGFTATGLDFLLKQVGIPKGSFYNYFPSKEAFVRVVLDHYADYFARLLDRHLLDESMSPLERLVSFVQAAKAGMARHEFRRGCMVGNLGQEIGVLPEGFRPLLEQIQQDWQARLATCLRSAQAAGELPHSAHCEDLAAFFWIGWEGAVLRARLVQGEAPLNTFIAGFLRGLPQ from the coding sequence ATGACCGAACCCATTACCAAGCCCCGGCGCCCGGGGCGTCCGCCAAAGCTCGACCGGGACAACCTGGAAACCCGCGACGTGCTCATTCGTCGCGGGCTCGAAGTGCTGACCGAACAGGGCTTCACTGCCACCGGGCTGGATTTCCTGCTCAAGCAGGTGGGCATTCCCAAGGGCTCGTTCTACAACTATTTCCCCAGCAAGGAAGCCTTCGTGCGCGTGGTTCTCGACCACTACGCAGACTACTTCGCACGCCTGCTCGACCGCCACCTGCTCGATGAATCCATGTCGCCGCTGGAGCGCCTGGTCAGCTTCGTGCAAGCCGCCAAGGCAGGCATGGCACGCCACGAATTCCGCCGTGGCTGCATGGTCGGCAACCTGGGCCAGGAAATCGGTGTGCTGCCAGAAGGCTTTCGCCCGCTGTTGGAGCAGATCCAGCAAGACTGGCAGGCGCGCCTGGCCACCTGCCTGCGCAGCGCCCAGGCCGCCGGTGAATTGCCGCACAGCGCCCATTGCGAAGACCTGGCGGCGTTCTTCTGGATCGGCTGGGAGGGTGCCGTATTGCGTGCCCGGCTGGTACAGGGCGAGGCACCCTTGAACACCTTCATCGCGGGGTTCCTGCGCGGCTTGCCGCAGTGA